A genomic segment from Polyangium mundeleinium encodes:
- a CDS encoding tetratricopeptide repeat protein, protein MTTRSFGAALVSFVRTYAVLLGIVGLGAALRILWNDVASYAPADEAYYVSSTQFLLREGLSAYPRLVAAHLERADLAASPTPLRWGYFVMTSLACAADAPCDGRALAWLSTLAGIVSIVFTYLLGARLVGPRAGLVAAALTVTSPLQLALSRRALQDEVYCAVFLAAAWALVRLVQDEREALRARGRAMALFVLLATLAFAVKEAFVFPYAGLAAATVLASRSRVRPAEALLFLAPPVLFFAGFVLLGRDASAFVELLRLTRASFLDDYGIQYQSGPPHRPLFDLFVLAPIVCVLVAFALARLAERPREHRGALWLVSFLLVSLAAFAGLPKNLRFLVVLDPILRLLAAWALVTFPWAGRARGAAFAAAWVIPSAVLELALFHETFITFRTYDPTTYDVLRALGALPGPAARAGASAFPFVFFAALGALLVGLVVRRKVAVSEPETNAESRDEEAAEMPAAKAAARAPKEAGGPNFVAFWLGAVVVAALAIVIAWKASSPIPAGKPGGAGPLAVPPNPRAAPTRSLGAQPDPMTLGLAALYTQNDPVLAAARFREVLAQNPDHYGATYQLATALEQAGDPRSARPLWVKMATMADGIGDMKTAEHARARVAAIDERVRAATMNDPEVSMRLGLEALYQKKEPEAAAAHFRAVLAHHPEHYGATFQLATALDQLGRPAEARPLWTKMLGMAEGIGDTKTAEAARARLAQKP, encoded by the coding sequence ATGACCACGCGCTCGTTCGGCGCGGCGCTCGTGAGCTTCGTCCGGACGTACGCCGTGCTCCTCGGGATCGTGGGGCTCGGGGCGGCGCTCCGGATCCTGTGGAACGACGTCGCGTCGTATGCGCCCGCGGACGAGGCGTATTACGTCTCCTCGACGCAGTTTCTCCTGCGCGAGGGGTTGTCCGCCTACCCGCGGCTCGTCGCCGCCCACCTCGAACGAGCGGATCTCGCGGCGTCCCCCACGCCGCTCCGGTGGGGCTACTTCGTGATGACCTCGCTCGCGTGCGCCGCGGACGCGCCGTGTGACGGTCGCGCGCTCGCTTGGCTCTCGACGCTCGCGGGGATCGTGTCGATTGTCTTCACGTACCTGCTCGGCGCGCGCCTCGTGGGGCCGCGCGCCGGGCTCGTCGCCGCCGCGCTCACGGTGACGTCGCCGCTCCAGCTCGCGCTCTCCCGCCGCGCGCTCCAGGACGAGGTGTACTGCGCGGTCTTCCTGGCCGCGGCGTGGGCCCTCGTGCGGCTCGTCCAGGACGAGCGGGAGGCGCTCCGCGCGCGGGGTCGCGCCATGGCGCTGTTTGTTCTCCTCGCGACGCTCGCGTTCGCCGTGAAAGAGGCGTTCGTCTTTCCGTACGCGGGCCTCGCGGCCGCGACCGTCCTCGCCTCGCGCTCGCGCGTCCGCCCCGCGGAGGCGCTGCTCTTTCTGGCCCCGCCGGTCCTCTTCTTCGCGGGTTTCGTCCTCCTCGGCCGCGACGCTTCGGCCTTCGTCGAGCTCCTCCGCCTCACGCGGGCCTCGTTCCTCGACGACTACGGCATCCAGTACCAGAGCGGCCCGCCGCATCGGCCCCTGTTCGACCTCTTCGTGCTCGCGCCGATCGTCTGCGTCCTCGTGGCCTTTGCGCTCGCGCGTCTGGCCGAGCGTCCCCGCGAACACCGCGGCGCGCTCTGGCTCGTGTCCTTCCTGCTCGTCTCGCTCGCCGCGTTCGCGGGCCTGCCCAAGAACCTGCGTTTCCTCGTGGTCCTCGACCCGATCCTCCGTCTGCTCGCCGCGTGGGCGCTCGTCACGTTTCCCTGGGCCGGGCGTGCGCGCGGGGCCGCCTTCGCCGCGGCCTGGGTGATCCCCTCGGCCGTGCTCGAGCTCGCCCTGTTCCACGAGACGTTCATCACCTTTCGCACCTATGATCCCACCACGTACGACGTCCTCCGCGCGCTCGGCGCCCTGCCGGGTCCCGCCGCGCGTGCGGGCGCGAGCGCCTTCCCGTTCGTCTTTTTCGCGGCGCTCGGGGCCCTGCTCGTGGGGCTCGTCGTTCGGAGGAAAGTCGCCGTGTCGGAACCCGAAACCAACGCAGAGAGCAGGGACGAAGAGGCCGCGGAGATGCCCGCCGCGAAGGCCGCCGCGCGCGCGCCGAAAGAGGCCGGCGGGCCGAACTTCGTGGCCTTCTGGCTCGGCGCCGTCGTGGTCGCCGCGCTGGCGATCGTCATCGCCTGGAAGGCGTCGAGCCCGATTCCAGCGGGAAAACCGGGTGGCGCGGGCCCCTTGGCCGTGCCGCCGAACCCGCGCGCGGCCCCCACGCGGAGCCTCGGCGCGCAGCCGGATCCGATGACGCTCGGGCTCGCGGCGCTCTACACGCAGAACGATCCCGTCCTCGCGGCGGCGCGGTTTCGCGAGGTCCTCGCGCAAAACCCCGATCATTACGGCGCGACGTACCAGCTCGCGACGGCGCTCGAGCAGGCCGGAGATCCCCGCAGCGCACGGCCGCTCTGGGTGAAGATGGCGACGATGGCCGACGGGATCGGCGACATGAAGACGGCCGAGCACGCCCGCGCGCGGGTGGCCGCGATCGACGAGCGCGTCCGCGCGGCGACGATGAACGATCCGGAAGTCTCGATGCGGCTCGGGCTCGAAGCGCTCTACCAGAAGAAGGAGCCCGAGGCCGCGGCGGCGCATTTCCGCGCCGTGCTCGCGCACCACCCGGAGCACTACGGCGCAACGTTCCAGCTCGCGACGGCGCTCGATCAGCTCGGCCGGCCGGCCGAGGCGCGCCCGCTCTGGACGAAGATGCTCGGCATGGCCGAGGGCATCGGCGACACGAAGACCGCAGAGGCCGCGCGCGCACGCCTGGCCCAGAAGCCTTGA
- a CDS encoding tetratricopeptide repeat protein, translating into MLLLLDVVTRAARLLLLALAPPLLSPEPSPPGNPIVAAILAVLLLGAVLYGAVRLRAWGLPQRGFAWSAAFAWVAVAAALGAALYFRDGRAPLGQGVVFVAVPAWASLLLAASTLAGKKLPRARHAGRFAALSVLTLGALVFASASSWLASPMQMWWEAMRRDGEHPRAIGELTRKPLGARDFLAARAVADECLRLHPGSCRCQGEHAEIAIRARDFVQAEGLARAAHEHCPGDANLRALHAETLGLSGQAMRAEEEARRALALGGAEARLRYALALALAGQGKDAEAMREARRAVELGAGRSAVLFVGSTALVKGDLDEAARALGPLVAADPGDAEAQYDLGLVADRRGDYNAARSAYLAALRADPTFADARYNLALLTFRRGVVEEAKHHAQKLREAHPRDPRSAELARSLGLQ; encoded by the coding sequence GTGCTCCTCCTGCTCGACGTGGTGACGCGCGCCGCGCGCCTTCTCTTGCTCGCGCTCGCGCCGCCGCTGCTCTCGCCCGAGCCCTCGCCCCCCGGAAACCCGATCGTCGCGGCGATCCTGGCCGTGCTCCTGCTCGGCGCCGTGCTCTACGGCGCCGTACGGCTTCGCGCGTGGGGGTTGCCTCAGCGGGGATTTGCGTGGAGCGCAGCGTTCGCGTGGGTCGCGGTCGCGGCCGCGCTCGGCGCCGCGCTCTACTTCCGTGACGGCCGCGCGCCGCTCGGCCAGGGCGTGGTGTTCGTCGCGGTCCCGGCCTGGGCCTCCCTCCTGCTCGCGGCCTCGACGCTCGCAGGCAAGAAGCTCCCGCGCGCTCGTCATGCAGGGCGCTTCGCGGCGCTCTCCGTGCTCACGCTCGGCGCGCTCGTCTTCGCGTCCGCGTCGTCCTGGCTCGCCTCTCCCATGCAGATGTGGTGGGAAGCGATGCGACGCGACGGCGAGCACCCGCGCGCGATCGGCGAGCTCACGCGGAAGCCGCTCGGCGCGCGGGATTTTCTGGCGGCGCGCGCCGTCGCGGACGAGTGCTTGCGGCTGCACCCCGGGAGCTGCCGCTGCCAGGGCGAACACGCCGAGATCGCCATCCGCGCCCGCGACTTCGTGCAAGCCGAAGGCCTCGCGCGCGCCGCCCACGAGCATTGCCCTGGCGACGCAAATCTGCGCGCCCTCCATGCGGAAACGCTCGGCCTGAGCGGGCAGGCGATGCGAGCCGAGGAGGAGGCCCGGCGCGCCCTCGCCCTCGGCGGCGCGGAGGCACGCCTGCGGTACGCGCTCGCCCTCGCGCTCGCCGGTCAAGGCAAGGACGCCGAGGCGATGCGGGAAGCGAGGCGCGCCGTCGAGCTCGGGGCCGGCCGAAGCGCCGTGCTCTTCGTCGGCTCCACGGCCCTCGTAAAGGGTGATCTCGACGAGGCCGCTCGTGCGCTTGGCCCGCTCGTCGCGGCCGATCCGGGCGACGCCGAGGCGCAGTACGACCTCGGGCTCGTGGCCGATCGCCGCGGCGACTACAACGCCGCGCGCTCCGCGTACCTCGCGGCCCTGCGGGCGGACCCGACGTTCGCGGACGCGCGCTACAACCTCGCGCTCCTCACGTTCCGGCGCGGCGTCGTCGAGGAAGCAAAGCACCACGCGCAGAAGCTCCGCGAGGCACACCCCCGCGACCCGCGCAGCGCCGAACTCGCCCGGTCGTTGGGCCTCCAATAG
- the glmM gene encoding phosphoglucosamine mutase: MARTESTRKKEQEPLTKSSGRKLFGTDGVRGTANEPPMTPEMALRLGRAIAFVARRGKGRKVRVVIGKDTRLSGYMFETALASGICAMGGHVMLSGPIPTPAVAQLTRSMRADAGVVISASHNPYGDNGIKIFGPDGFKLPDAEEAAIERLMEGGELDALRVTGAAIGDAMRLEDARGRYVVFCKNTFPAQLSLDGVKLVCDAAHGAAYKVAPLVFSELGADVVPLGVKPNGRNINRDCGALHPDHVASEVVRKGAALGIALDGDADRVIMVDEKGQIVDGDVIMALVALRLLRQGKLPHGTVVSTVMSNLGLERALAAEGGRVERTAVGDRYVVEAMRAGGYSFGGEQSGHLIFLDHATTGDGIVAALQVLAIMLESGKPLSELASRAMQRVPQVLENATFVRRLPLESMQTMRLVVDRVEKTLGGKGRVLVRWSGTEPKLRVMVEGEDEALIARYAQEIVEAAKSDVSSVAAG; this comes from the coding sequence GTGGCCAGGACGGAGTCGACCAGGAAGAAGGAGCAAGAGCCTTTGACCAAGAGCAGCGGACGCAAGCTCTTCGGGACGGATGGAGTTCGTGGAACCGCAAACGAACCGCCCATGACGCCCGAGATGGCGTTGCGACTCGGGCGCGCCATCGCGTTCGTCGCGCGGCGCGGGAAGGGCCGCAAGGTGCGTGTCGTCATCGGCAAGGACACGCGGCTCAGCGGCTACATGTTCGAGACCGCGCTCGCCTCGGGCATCTGCGCGATGGGCGGTCACGTCATGCTGAGCGGCCCGATCCCCACCCCGGCCGTCGCGCAGCTCACGCGGAGCATGCGCGCCGACGCCGGCGTCGTGATCAGCGCCAGCCACAACCCGTACGGTGACAACGGCATCAAGATCTTCGGCCCCGACGGCTTCAAGCTGCCGGACGCCGAGGAGGCCGCAATCGAACGGCTCATGGAGGGCGGCGAGCTCGACGCGCTCCGCGTGACCGGCGCCGCCATCGGCGACGCCATGCGGCTCGAAGACGCGCGCGGCCGGTACGTCGTGTTCTGCAAGAACACCTTCCCCGCGCAGCTCTCGCTCGACGGCGTCAAGCTCGTCTGCGACGCCGCGCACGGCGCCGCCTACAAGGTCGCGCCGCTCGTCTTCAGCGAGCTCGGCGCGGACGTCGTCCCGCTCGGCGTGAAGCCGAACGGCCGCAACATCAACCGCGACTGCGGCGCCTTGCACCCCGACCACGTCGCCTCCGAGGTCGTGCGCAAGGGCGCCGCGCTCGGCATCGCGCTCGACGGCGACGCCGACCGCGTGATCATGGTCGACGAGAAGGGCCAGATCGTCGACGGCGACGTGATCATGGCGCTCGTCGCGCTCCGGCTCCTCCGCCAGGGCAAGCTGCCGCACGGCACCGTGGTCAGCACGGTCATGTCGAACCTCGGCCTCGAACGCGCCCTCGCGGCCGAGGGGGGCCGCGTCGAGCGCACCGCCGTCGGCGACCGGTACGTCGTCGAGGCCATGCGCGCCGGCGGTTACAGCTTCGGCGGCGAACAATCCGGCCACCTCATCTTCCTCGACCACGCGACCACGGGCGACGGCATCGTGGCGGCGCTGCAGGTCCTCGCGATCATGCTGGAGTCGGGCAAGCCCCTCTCGGAGCTCGCGTCGCGGGCGATGCAGCGCGTCCCGCAAGTGCTGGAGAACGCCACGTTCGTCCGGCGCTTGCCGCTCGAATCGATGCAGACGATGCGGCTCGTCGTCGACCGCGTGGAGAAGACGCTCGGCGGCAAGGGCCGCGTGCTCGTGCGCTGGAGCGGCACGGAGCCGAAGCTCCGCGTGATGGTCGAGGGCGAGGACGAGGCGCTGATCGCCCGGTACGCGCAGGAGATCGTCGAGGCCGCAAAGAGTGACGTCTCGAGCGTCGCGGCAGGGTAA
- a CDS encoding glycosyltransferase family 2 protein: MYSGVRVAVVIPAFREEDRIAETVRSVPSFVDHVVVVDDASDDATSAAARAAGDTRLVLVRHAENRGVGAAILTGYREARALSADVAAVMAGDGQMDPLDLPAVVGPVARGEADYVKGDRLRHPSVWKDMPLHRLLGTSALAWMTRHAAGLPSLSDSQCGYTAIGAAAMDCLLHEGMWARYGYPNDLLGTLARHGHRIHEVEVKPVYRGEASGLRPWHVFTIGYVVGRVAARRAASSLEARWPRVSNGFSRDRRAGSSSRISSPPKEPVSPDRHRTAAASCRPEDLTDGRLSSGG, translated from the coding sequence GTGTACTCGGGTGTGCGTGTCGCCGTGGTGATCCCGGCTTTCCGGGAAGAGGATCGGATTGCGGAGACGGTGCGGTCCGTGCCTTCGTTCGTGGACCACGTCGTGGTGGTCGACGACGCGAGCGACGACGCCACCTCGGCCGCCGCGCGCGCCGCGGGGGACACGCGCCTCGTGCTCGTGCGGCACGCGGAAAACCGCGGCGTCGGGGCGGCCATCTTGACCGGGTATCGCGAGGCGCGGGCGCTCTCCGCCGACGTCGCGGCCGTGATGGCGGGCGACGGGCAGATGGATCCGCTCGACCTTCCCGCCGTCGTCGGGCCCGTGGCGCGCGGCGAAGCCGATTATGTCAAAGGCGATCGCCTGCGCCACCCCTCCGTATGGAAGGACATGCCGCTCCACCGGCTCCTCGGCACCTCGGCGCTCGCGTGGATGACGCGCCATGCGGCGGGATTGCCTTCGTTATCGGATAGCCAGTGCGGTTACACGGCGATCGGCGCGGCGGCGATGGATTGCCTGCTCCACGAGGGAATGTGGGCGCGGTATGGATACCCGAACGACTTGCTCGGCACGCTCGCCCGTCACGGACATCGCATTCACGAAGTCGAGGTGAAACCCGTCTACCGCGGCGAAGCGAGCGGGCTCCGGCCCTGGCATGTTTTCACGATTGGCTATGTGGTTGGGCGTGTCGCTGCCCGTCGCGCAGCTTCCTCGCTCGAGGCGCGCTGGCCACGTGTCTCCAACGGATTTTCCCGCGACCGTCGCGCCGGGTCGTCCTCTCGAATTTCTTCCCCTCCCAAAGAACCCGTTTCTCCGGACCGTCATCGAACCGCCGCCGCCTCCTGCCGGCCCGAGGACCTCACCGACGGACGCCTCTCATCTGGGGGCTGA
- a CDS encoding MXAN_6577-like cysteine-rich protein has product MTKFSSVSNLGFKNATLVALLAVGSAAAWAGCATSTSDNSSGGDGRGGDDGPGGQGGTAGQGGAPGQGGAGMGGAGQGGGSVCGPGTTLCGEACTVLAFDPTNCGACGKTCAAGEVCSQGQCGITCLGGTTQCSDLCVDLVNDPNNCGACGTACTQGQVCSAGQCGTSCVGATACNGACVDLDTDPANCGACGTACPAGQVCSMGQCAVTCLGGSALCGSSCVDLDTSPTHCGTCGNACPSGQLCAAGMCVSIGECNAPFLLCGSLCVLPASDASNCGACGNKCAASATCVDGTCQVCDSTTTDCDNDGWLASEGDCCDKPGLCGAEPEKVNPGAIEVVGNGIDDNCNAKTDLFDLEDTVSCDDGLVSNSSSPTDYAKALGICRTTTENAPKAEKTWGLINAKLLRADGSPLTDMQATSIRQSFGGITPAVLEGKSAVVLSSGIAADATQTNPGPNGGAPGGFNVSSEHTPVSNVLISGGGEHSVKDWFATPNLPLKPANGLPDSPGCNASNTPEAEDSVMLVLRLRAPTNARAFSFNSYFMSAEYPEFVCTSFNDQFIALVDTPTGVPSPTPNPVDKNLMTFTSGNQKWPIGINIAQGTNLFAVCDSQAASPFCWDTSVSATSCSLGSSQLMGTGFESDGDCLIGGGTFWLTTAGNVIPGQIVEIRIALWDVGDASYDSLAILDGFQWLSAATLPGTGG; this is encoded by the coding sequence ATGACAAAATTTTCCAGCGTATCCAATCTTGGTTTCAAGAACGCGACGCTCGTGGCGCTGCTCGCCGTGGGATCGGCAGCCGCGTGGGCCGGGTGTGCGACCAGCACATCGGACAACTCCTCGGGCGGCGACGGGAGGGGCGGCGACGACGGGCCCGGCGGGCAGGGCGGCACCGCGGGCCAGGGCGGCGCCCCAGGGCAAGGCGGCGCGGGGATGGGCGGCGCAGGGCAGGGCGGCGGCTCGGTCTGCGGGCCCGGCACGACGCTTTGCGGGGAGGCCTGCACGGTCCTCGCGTTCGACCCGACGAACTGCGGCGCCTGCGGCAAGACCTGCGCAGCCGGCGAGGTTTGCTCGCAGGGCCAGTGCGGGATTACCTGCCTCGGCGGCACGACCCAATGCAGCGACCTCTGCGTGGACCTCGTGAACGACCCGAACAACTGCGGGGCGTGCGGCACGGCGTGCACGCAGGGTCAGGTCTGTTCGGCGGGGCAATGCGGGACGTCGTGCGTGGGCGCGACGGCTTGCAACGGCGCCTGCGTGGACCTCGATACGGATCCGGCGAATTGCGGCGCGTGTGGAACGGCGTGCCCTGCGGGCCAGGTCTGCTCGATGGGGCAATGCGCCGTCACGTGCCTCGGCGGCTCGGCCCTGTGCGGGTCGAGCTGCGTGGATCTCGACACGAGCCCGACGCATTGCGGGACGTGCGGCAACGCGTGCCCCTCGGGGCAGCTCTGCGCGGCGGGCATGTGCGTGAGCATCGGCGAATGCAATGCGCCGTTCCTGCTATGCGGTTCGCTCTGCGTTTTGCCAGCGTCGGACGCGTCGAACTGCGGGGCGTGCGGCAACAAGTGCGCCGCCTCCGCGACGTGCGTGGACGGGACCTGCCAGGTCTGCGACAGCACGACGACGGACTGCGACAACGACGGATGGCTCGCGAGCGAGGGCGATTGCTGCGACAAACCCGGCCTCTGCGGCGCCGAGCCCGAGAAGGTGAACCCGGGCGCGATCGAGGTCGTGGGCAACGGCATCGACGACAACTGCAATGCGAAGACCGATCTCTTCGATCTGGAAGACACGGTCTCCTGCGACGACGGGCTGGTCTCGAATTCATCGTCCCCGACTGATTACGCGAAGGCGCTCGGCATTTGCCGCACGACGACGGAGAACGCGCCGAAGGCGGAGAAGACGTGGGGCCTCATCAACGCCAAGCTCCTGCGCGCCGACGGCTCGCCGCTCACAGACATGCAGGCGACGTCGATCCGCCAGAGCTTCGGCGGCATCACGCCGGCCGTGCTGGAGGGCAAGAGCGCGGTCGTGCTCTCGAGCGGCATCGCCGCGGACGCGACGCAGACGAACCCGGGGCCGAACGGCGGCGCGCCGGGGGGCTTCAACGTATCGTCGGAGCACACGCCGGTGAGCAACGTGCTGATCTCGGGCGGCGGGGAGCATTCGGTCAAGGATTGGTTCGCTACGCCAAACCTGCCGCTCAAGCCCGCGAACGGCCTGCCCGACTCCCCGGGCTGCAATGCGAGCAACACGCCGGAAGCCGAGGACTCGGTCATGCTCGTCCTCCGGCTGCGGGCGCCCACGAACGCGCGGGCCTTCTCGTTCAACTCGTACTTCATGTCGGCGGAATACCCGGAGTTCGTCTGCACGAGCTTCAACGACCAGTTCATCGCGCTCGTCGACACGCCGACCGGCGTGCCGTCGCCGACGCCGAACCCGGTCGACAAGAACCTGATGACGTTCACGTCGGGCAACCAGAAATGGCCGATCGGGATCAACATCGCGCAGGGCACGAATCTCTTCGCCGTGTGCGACTCGCAGGCCGCGTCGCCGTTCTGCTGGGACACGAGCGTCAGCGCGACCTCGTGCTCGCTCGGCTCGTCGCAGCTCATGGGCACGGGCTTCGAATCGGACGGTGATTGCCTGATCGGCGGCGGCACGTTCTGGCTGACGACCGCGGGCAACGTGATCCCCGGGCAAATCGTGGAGATCCGGATCGCGCTGTGGGACGTGGGCGACGCGTCGTACGACTCGCTCGCCATCCTGGACGGCTTCCAGTGGCTCTCGGCGGCCACGCTGCCGGGCACGGGCGGCTGA
- the tssD gene encoding type VI secretion system tube protein TssD has product MALNAYLRLKGQKQGEIKGSVTQKGRENSIMIIAVSHEIMSPRDPASGLPTGKRMHKPFIVTKELDKASPLLYSSLVNNENISEWELKHYTPQVKAQQGVGTEVNHYSVRLINANIASINFRMPNNRNPDLMKYAEYEEIAFTYQKIIWTWNEGGITAEDDWETPVT; this is encoded by the coding sequence ATGGCTCTCAATGCGTATCTCCGTCTGAAGGGGCAGAAGCAGGGCGAGATCAAGGGCTCCGTGACCCAGAAGGGTCGCGAGAACAGCATCATGATCATCGCGGTCTCGCACGAGATCATGAGCCCCCGCGATCCGGCGAGCGGCCTGCCGACCGGCAAGCGCATGCACAAGCCCTTCATCGTGACGAAGGAGCTCGATAAGGCGTCGCCGCTGCTCTACAGCTCGCTCGTCAACAACGAGAACATCTCGGAGTGGGAGCTCAAGCACTACACGCCGCAGGTGAAGGCGCAGCAGGGCGTCGGCACCGAGGTGAACCACTACTCGGTGCGCCTGATCAACGCGAACATCGCGTCGATCAACTTCCGTATGCCGAACAACCGGAACCCCGATCTCATGAAGTACGCCGAGTACGAGGAGATCGCGTTCACGTACCAGAAGATCATCTGGACGTGGAACGAGGGCGGCATCACGGCCGAGGACGACTGGGAGACGCCGGTCACCTGA